In one Bordetella pertussis 18323 genomic region, the following are encoded:
- a CDS encoding TetR/AcrR family transcriptional regulator, which yields MNELKSTSTREIILETAEQLFAQQGHDGTSMRQITSAAGVNLAAVNYHFGSKEALVQAVLKRRLEEVNRERLRLLDELEAAAGGAPLKPSQIVDAFFGTLLRLAASPDHAGKSFLPLLERTMTDPSGFIRTLFAEEYADVMERYKNALFAALPGVPRAEIMWRFQFMLGATSYAIMGTDTLRFVTGWTFDQAEPPDNPHWLLPRLLSFLLGGLRAPLPELP from the coding sequence ATGAACGAACTGAAATCCACTTCCACGCGCGAGATCATTCTCGAAACCGCCGAGCAGCTGTTCGCGCAACAAGGCCACGACGGCACGTCGATGCGGCAGATCACCAGCGCGGCAGGCGTCAACCTGGCGGCGGTCAATTACCACTTCGGCTCCAAGGAGGCGCTGGTCCAGGCCGTGCTCAAGCGCAGGCTGGAGGAGGTCAACCGCGAACGCCTGCGCCTGCTCGACGAACTCGAGGCCGCCGCCGGCGGCGCCCCGCTCAAGCCGTCGCAGATCGTCGATGCCTTCTTCGGCACCCTGCTGCGCCTGGCCGCCAGCCCCGACCACGCGGGCAAGTCCTTCCTGCCCCTGCTCGAACGCACCATGACCGACCCCAGCGGCTTCATCCGGACGCTGTTCGCCGAGGAGTACGCCGACGTCATGGAGCGCTACAAGAACGCGCTGTTCGCAGCGCTGCCGGGCGTGCCGCGCGCCGAAATCATGTGGCGCTTCCAGTTCATGCTGGGCGCCACCTCGTACGCCATCATGGGCACCGACACCCTGCGTTTCGTGACCGGCTGGACATTCGACCAGGCCGAACCGCCCGACAACCCGCATTGGCTGCTGCCCCGCCTGCTCAGCTTCCTGCTGGGCGGGCTGCGGGCGCCCCTGCCCGAATTGCCTTAG
- a CDS encoding response regulator transcription factor, whose product MWKNKSEETMAKMVLIEAHPLLRLGLWQILSELDDIWEIQGMGVADLSKADATQSEADLLIYGLPTDPDLAVGALSEIQSVLSPKRILLLSDTMPLPIPMQALPVNAVCGCLPKTAPVEVLEAAIRLVMAGGQCFPGEQALQPAIAAGYPSAMRVTNDGVKPTMPISTGAQLLQITPRQYEVLVLLARGYPIKTVSRMLNISVATAKTHACTLYQRLHVKNKGEAVYTALQRGATLEWAEAGAREVERPTYVCR is encoded by the coding sequence ATGTGGAAGAACAAGAGTGAGGAAACCATGGCCAAAATGGTACTCATTGAAGCGCACCCACTGTTGCGACTCGGTCTTTGGCAAATCCTGAGCGAGCTCGACGACATTTGGGAAATACAGGGAATGGGGGTGGCGGATCTGTCCAAGGCGGACGCCACGCAGTCGGAGGCCGACTTGCTGATATACGGCCTGCCAACCGACCCGGACCTGGCAGTGGGTGCGCTGAGTGAAATCCAGAGTGTGCTGTCGCCCAAGCGGATCCTGTTGCTGAGCGACACCATGCCTTTGCCGATTCCAATGCAGGCGCTGCCGGTCAATGCGGTCTGCGGCTGCCTGCCCAAAACCGCGCCGGTGGAGGTGCTTGAAGCGGCCATCCGCCTGGTGATGGCGGGCGGCCAGTGCTTCCCCGGCGAGCAGGCCCTGCAGCCTGCCATCGCGGCGGGCTATCCCTCGGCCATGCGCGTCACCAATGACGGCGTCAAACCCACCATGCCGATCTCGACCGGCGCCCAGTTGCTGCAGATCACGCCGCGCCAGTACGAGGTGCTGGTGCTGCTGGCGCGAGGCTACCCGATCAAGACAGTCAGCCGCATGCTCAATATTTCCGTGGCGACCGCCAAGACCCATGCATGCACGCTGTATCAGCGCCTGCATGTGAAGAACAAGGGCGAGGCGGTCTATACGGCGTTGCAGCGCGGGGCGACGCTGGAGTGGGCCGAGGCCGGCGCGCGCGAAGTCGAGCGACCGACCTATGTCTGCCGCTAG
- a CDS encoding response regulator transcription factor: MTTVLIEDYALLRIAIQHVLEHGRGAGQVRALASAELEAVASSVERPPELAILGCSGVSEHDQLMLTRVIATLAPRNMLLLYLELDLAVLTAAARAGVAGYVAKSLSPDALGAAISLVMAGGQCYPLPVQASATPVRGAMQLTQRQEQILRLMVQGKTMREISREVGTSVATVKSHARTLYWKLNARNQAAAAYAAVSLGLVPGLREDKDTGPADPPA, translated from the coding sequence ATGACGACCGTTCTCATCGAAGACTATGCGTTGTTGCGAATCGCCATCCAGCACGTGCTGGAGCATGGGCGCGGCGCCGGACAGGTACGGGCGCTCGCGTCCGCCGAACTGGAGGCCGTGGCGAGCAGCGTCGAGCGGCCGCCGGAACTGGCGATCCTGGGCTGTTCGGGCGTGAGCGAGCACGACCAGCTGATGCTCACGCGCGTTATCGCGACGCTGGCGCCGCGCAACATGCTGCTGCTGTACCTCGAACTCGATCTGGCGGTGCTCACGGCGGCCGCGCGCGCCGGCGTGGCGGGCTATGTGGCCAAGTCGCTCAGCCCCGACGCGCTGGGCGCGGCGATCAGCCTGGTGATGGCCGGCGGCCAATGCTACCCGCTGCCGGTGCAGGCCAGCGCGACGCCGGTGCGCGGCGCCATGCAGCTGACCCAGCGGCAGGAACAGATACTGCGCTTGATGGTGCAAGGCAAGACCATGCGCGAGATCAGCCGCGAGGTCGGCACGTCCGTGGCCACCGTCAAGAGCCATGCGCGCACGCTGTACTGGAAGCTGAACGCGCGCAACCAGGCCGCGGCCGCCTATGCCGCCGTCAGCCTGGGGCTGGTGCCAGGCCTGCGCGAGGACAAGGATACCGGCCCGGCGGATCCGCCGGCGTAG
- a CDS encoding phosphomannomutase/phosphoglucomutase codes for MDTPTMHGSFDWDGSRTGAGVFGPYDIRGRTGEEIDAGFAHALGLTLGRRAVATHAGAVVVGRDATLSSVALAAALQAGIRAAGTHVIDIGRVTTPMMYYATRLTETGAGVAVTGRRDGQAHSSFKIMMHGAALYGAGLGELREAMIEADGAVDAAESPGARRQLAVLPCYQARLLSDIRLRRPLKVALDCGHGVTSLYAPDLLRELGCEVTALFADGDPGPADHPANPGDPRNLQDLIYCLRYSDCEVGLAFDGDGDRLAVVSKSGEIIWADRLLVLLARDVLARRPGASVIYDVKCGRLAPRGIEQAGGEPLIWKSGPGQIKARMQETGALLAGEMSGRLYFKDRWYGFDDAIYAAARVLELLSGVADATALLTQAPASFTAPETRVALPEADLQAILAAMQVRGGFPGARRITYLDGVRVDYDDGFGLVRQACGAAVLALRFEGDTAAALARIQAEFRRELARIASHLSITF; via the coding sequence ATGGATACGCCCACCATGCACGGATCTTTCGACTGGGACGGCTCGCGAACCGGCGCCGGGGTCTTCGGGCCCTACGATATCCGCGGCCGCACAGGCGAGGAGATCGATGCCGGATTCGCCCACGCGCTCGGCCTGACGCTCGGACGGCGCGCCGTGGCCACGCATGCGGGCGCGGTGGTGGTCGGGCGCGACGCCACGTTGAGCAGCGTCGCGCTGGCGGCGGCGCTGCAGGCGGGCATACGCGCCGCCGGCACGCACGTCATCGACATCGGGCGGGTCACCACGCCCATGATGTACTACGCCACCCGCCTGACCGAGACCGGCGCGGGCGTGGCCGTGACAGGCCGGCGCGACGGGCAGGCCCACAGCAGTTTCAAGATCATGATGCATGGCGCCGCGCTGTACGGCGCCGGACTGGGCGAGTTGCGCGAGGCCATGATCGAGGCCGACGGCGCCGTCGACGCGGCCGAGTCGCCGGGCGCGCGCCGGCAGCTGGCCGTGCTGCCCTGCTATCAGGCGCGGTTGTTGTCCGACATCCGGCTGCGCCGCCCGCTCAAGGTGGCGCTGGACTGCGGCCACGGCGTCACCAGCCTGTATGCGCCGGACCTGCTGCGCGAGCTGGGCTGCGAGGTGACGGCGCTGTTCGCCGACGGCGACCCGGGGCCGGCCGACCATCCCGCCAACCCGGGCGACCCGCGCAACCTGCAGGACCTGATCTATTGCCTGCGCTATTCGGACTGCGAAGTGGGCCTGGCGTTCGACGGCGACGGCGACCGCCTGGCGGTGGTGTCCAAGAGCGGCGAAATCATCTGGGCCGATCGGCTGCTGGTGCTGCTGGCGCGCGACGTGTTGGCGCGGCGCCCGGGCGCATCGGTGATCTACGACGTCAAGTGCGGCCGCCTGGCCCCGCGCGGCATCGAGCAGGCGGGCGGCGAGCCGCTGATCTGGAAATCCGGGCCGGGGCAGATCAAGGCGCGCATGCAGGAGACCGGCGCGCTGCTGGCCGGCGAAATGAGCGGGCGCCTGTATTTCAAGGACCGCTGGTACGGCTTCGACGATGCGATCTATGCGGCCGCGCGCGTGCTGGAGCTGCTCTCGGGCGTGGCCGATGCGACGGCGTTGCTGACGCAGGCGCCGGCGTCGTTCACGGCGCCCGAGACGCGGGTGGCGCTGCCCGAGGCGGACCTGCAGGCCATCCTGGCGGCCATGCAGGTGCGCGGCGGCTTCCCTGGCGCGCGGCGCATCACGTACCTGGACGGCGTGCGCGTGGACTACGACGACGGCTTCGGCCTGGTCCGCCAGGCATGCGGCGCCGCGGTCCTGGCGCTGCGCTTCGAAGGCGACACGGCCGCCGCGCTGGCGCGCATCCAGGCCGAGTTCCGGCGCGAACTGGCGCGCATCGCGTCGCATCTGTCCATTACCTTCTGA
- the epsC gene encoding serine O-acetyltransferase EpsC, whose amino-acid sequence MSGSSHYPVANWNLDGIVSGLRGARQEWRGPRGRLREESESGVREFPSQESLRDIMRQLFGALFPMRLGPIDLREEVEDFYVGHTIGAALDALLHQVCLELQHLGRDDPQPYGQVLERAVDIVRRFGAELPAVRKALDLDVTAAYQGDPAARSVDEVLLCYPGVTAMIHHRLANVLYRLGAPMLARIVAEIAHSDTGIDIHPGATIGRSFFIDHGTGVVIGETAIIGERVRLYQMVTLGAKRFPPGENGELKKGLPRHPIIEDDVVIYAGATILGRITIGQGSTIGGNVWLTHSVPPNSTVTQAGAINDMPDCGLGG is encoded by the coding sequence ATGAGCGGTTCTTCCCATTATCCCGTCGCCAACTGGAACCTCGACGGCATCGTCTCCGGCCTGCGCGGCGCGCGCCAGGAGTGGCGCGGCCCGCGCGGCCGCCTGCGCGAGGAGTCCGAGTCGGGCGTGCGCGAGTTTCCTTCCCAGGAAAGCCTGCGCGACATCATGCGGCAACTGTTCGGCGCGCTGTTTCCCATGCGCCTGGGCCCCATCGACCTGCGCGAAGAGGTCGAGGATTTCTACGTCGGCCACACCATCGGCGCCGCGCTGGACGCGCTGCTGCACCAGGTCTGCCTGGAGCTGCAGCACCTCGGACGCGACGATCCGCAACCCTACGGACAGGTGCTCGAGCGCGCGGTCGACATCGTGCGCCGCTTCGGCGCCGAGTTGCCGGCGGTGCGCAAGGCGCTGGACCTGGACGTCACGGCCGCCTACCAGGGCGACCCGGCCGCGCGCAGCGTCGACGAAGTGCTGCTGTGCTATCCGGGCGTGACCGCCATGATCCACCACCGCCTGGCCAATGTGCTGTACCGGCTGGGCGCGCCGATGCTGGCGCGCATCGTCGCCGAGATCGCCCATTCCGACACCGGCATCGACATCCATCCGGGCGCGACCATCGGGCGCAGTTTCTTCATCGATCACGGCACGGGCGTGGTGATCGGCGAAACGGCCATCATCGGCGAGCGCGTGCGGCTCTACCAGATGGTCACGCTGGGCGCCAAGCGCTTTCCGCCGGGCGAGAACGGCGAACTCAAGAAAGGCCTGCCGCGCCATCCCATCATCGAGGACGACGTGGTCATCTACGCCGGCGCGACCATCCTGGGCCGCATCACCATCGGCCAGGGCTCGACCATCGGCGGCAATGTCTGGCTCACGCACAGCGTGCCGCCGAACAGCACCGTGACGCAGGCCGGCGCGATCAACGACATGCCCGACTGCGGCCTGGGCGGCTGA
- a CDS encoding MFS transporter: MKSDSHPVNPAPPLWPIILAAGIVLGLSLGQRHSVGLYQLPLVQSFGLTRETFSFAIAIQNIVWGLAQPFSGYLADRYGTARVVAGGALLYVAGLLLTTVSDGRLSLTLSAGVLVGLGLAGTAWTVNGVVGRRAPAARRSAALGAVSAMGALGQFVMLPLGMYLIGAFGWQGALGLCAAVLACMAPLAWLLREAPRQPSAAPAAPATQSGGGVRAALGNRDLWLLWLGFMACGFHLAFIATHLPAYLADKGIGGGTAALALGLVGLFNIAGTFFFGLMGERYPKKYVLAFLYLVRTAVITVYFLAPVSQFSTLLFASAMGFLWLGTAPVTTGLVAQLFGLGTLSTLFGVVFLGHQVGSFLGVWLGGVIFDLSGSYDAVWLLSIAIGLFSAAMHLPVREPARRLAAAAP; encoded by the coding sequence ATGAAATCGGATTCTCACCCCGTCAATCCGGCGCCGCCGCTGTGGCCCATCATCCTGGCCGCCGGCATCGTGCTCGGGCTGTCGCTGGGCCAGCGGCACAGTGTCGGCCTGTACCAGCTGCCGCTGGTGCAGTCGTTCGGGCTGACGCGCGAAACCTTCTCGTTCGCCATCGCCATCCAGAACATCGTCTGGGGCCTGGCGCAGCCGTTCTCCGGCTACCTGGCCGACCGCTACGGCACGGCCCGCGTGGTGGCCGGCGGCGCCTTGCTGTACGTGGCGGGCTTGCTGCTGACCACGGTGTCGGACGGACGGCTCAGCCTGACCCTGTCGGCCGGCGTGCTGGTCGGGTTGGGCCTGGCGGGCACGGCCTGGACGGTCAACGGCGTGGTGGGCCGCAGGGCGCCGGCCGCGCGCCGCTCGGCGGCGCTGGGCGCGGTCTCGGCCATGGGCGCGCTGGGGCAGTTCGTGATGCTGCCCCTGGGCATGTACCTGATCGGCGCCTTCGGCTGGCAAGGGGCGCTCGGGCTGTGCGCGGCGGTGCTGGCCTGCATGGCGCCGCTGGCCTGGCTGCTGCGCGAGGCGCCGCGCCAGCCTTCGGCCGCGCCGGCCGCGCCGGCCACCCAGTCCGGCGGCGGCGTGCGCGCGGCCCTGGGCAACCGCGACCTCTGGCTGCTATGGCTGGGTTTCATGGCTTGCGGGTTCCACCTGGCATTCATCGCCACCCATCTGCCCGCCTATCTGGCCGACAAGGGCATAGGCGGCGGCACGGCGGCGCTGGCGCTGGGGCTGGTCGGCCTGTTCAATATCGCCGGTACGTTCTTCTTCGGCCTGATGGGCGAGCGCTATCCCAAGAAATACGTGCTGGCGTTTCTCTACCTGGTGCGCACCGCGGTGATCACGGTGTATTTCCTGGCGCCGGTCAGCCAGTTCTCCACTTTGCTGTTCGCCAGCGCGATGGGTTTCCTGTGGCTGGGCACCGCGCCGGTGACGACCGGCCTGGTGGCGCAGCTGTTCGGCCTGGGCACGCTTTCCACGCTGTTCGGCGTGGTGTTCCTCGGGCACCAGGTCGGTAGTTTCCTGGGCGTGTGGCTGGGCGGCGTGATCTTCGACCTGTCGGGCTCGTACGATGCGGTGTGGCTGCTGTCCATCGCCATCGGCCTGTTCTCGGCCGCCATGCACCTGCCGGTGCGCGAGCCGGCGCGCCGGCTCGCGGCCGCGGCGCCGTGA
- a CDS encoding NAD-dependent protein deacetylase, protein MDSRMSDLQALRGFLGGSERLFVLTGAGCSTASGIPDYRDGQGQWKRKPPIDFQAFMGGQPARARYWARSMVGWRHFGQARPNAAHHALARLAQRGQVDLLVTQNVDRLHQAAGGREVLDLHGRLDEVRCMQCDWRGPRGPWQHTLELANPQWAALQAGAAPDGNADLEGQDFSRFVVPSCPRCGGIVKPDVVFFGETVPRERVQRAYAALEHADAVLVVGSSLMLYSGYRFVQAAARAGLPIAAINLGRTRADDMLALKVSRPCDEVLAEVVP, encoded by the coding sequence GTGGATAGCCGCATGTCCGACCTGCAGGCGCTGCGGGGGTTCCTGGGCGGCAGCGAACGCCTGTTCGTCCTGACCGGCGCCGGCTGCAGCACTGCCTCCGGCATTCCCGACTACCGCGACGGGCAGGGGCAGTGGAAGCGCAAGCCGCCGATCGACTTCCAGGCGTTCATGGGCGGGCAGCCCGCGCGGGCGCGCTATTGGGCGCGCAGCATGGTGGGCTGGCGTCATTTCGGCCAGGCCCGCCCCAATGCCGCGCACCATGCGCTGGCGCGCCTGGCGCAGCGCGGCCAGGTCGACCTGCTGGTCACGCAGAACGTCGACCGGCTGCACCAGGCCGCCGGCGGCCGCGAAGTGCTGGACCTGCACGGCAGGCTGGACGAAGTGCGTTGCATGCAGTGCGACTGGCGCGGGCCGCGCGGGCCATGGCAGCACACGCTGGAACTGGCCAACCCGCAATGGGCGGCGCTGCAGGCCGGCGCGGCGCCCGACGGCAACGCCGACCTGGAGGGGCAGGACTTTTCCCGGTTCGTCGTGCCGTCCTGTCCGCGGTGCGGCGGCATCGTCAAGCCCGATGTGGTGTTCTTCGGCGAGACCGTGCCGCGCGAGCGGGTGCAGCGCGCCTACGCCGCGCTGGAGCATGCCGACGCCGTGCTGGTGGTCGGCTCGTCCCTGATGCTGTATTCGGGCTATCGCTTCGTGCAGGCCGCCGCCCGCGCCGGCCTGCCCATCGCCGCGATCAACCTGGGCCGCACCCGCGCCGACGACATGCTCGCCCTGAAAGTCAGCCGGCCCTGCGACGAGGTGCTGGCCGAGGTCGTGCCCTAG
- a CDS encoding IS481-like element IS481 family transposase — protein MNTHKHARLTFLRRLEMVQQLIAHQVCVPEAARAYGVTAPTVRKWLGRFLAQGQAGLADASSRPTVSPRAIAPAKALAIVELRRKRLTQARIAQALGVSASTVSRVLARAGLSHLADLEPAEPVVRYEHQAPGDLLHIDIKKLGRIQRPGHRVTGNRRDTVEGAGWDFVFVAIDDHARVAFTDIHPDERFPSAVQFLKDAVAYYQRLGVTIQRLLTDNGSAFRSRAFAALCHELGIKHRFTRPYRPQTNGKAERFIQSALREWAYAHTYQNSQHRADAMKSWLHHYNWHRPHQGIGRAVPISRLNLDEYNLLTVHT, from the coding sequence ATGAACACCCATAAGCATGCCCGATTGACCTTCCTACGTCGACTCGAAATGGTCCAGCAATTGATCGCCCATCAAGTTTGTGTGCCTGAAGCGGCCCGCGCCTATGGGGTCACCGCGCCGACTGTGCGCAAATGGCTGGGCCGCTTCCTGGCTCAGGGCCAGGCGGGCTTGGCCGATGCGTCCTCGCGCCCGACGGTCTCGCCCCGAGCGATTGCGCCGGCCAAGGCGCTGGCTATCGTGGAGCTGCGCCGCAAGCGGCTGACCCAAGCGCGCATCGCCCAGGCGCTGGGCGTGTCAGCCAGCACCGTCAGCCGCGTCCTGGCCCGCGCCGGTCTGTCGCACCTGGCCGACCTGGAGCCGGCCGAGCCGGTGGTGCGCTACGAGCATCAGGCCCCCGGCGATCTGCTGCACATCGACATCAAGAAGCTGGGACGTATCCAGCGCCCTGGCCACCGGGTCACGGGCAACCGACGCGATACCGTTGAGGGGGCCGGCTGGGACTTCGTCTTCGTGGCCATCGATGACCACGCCCGCGTGGCCTTCACCGACATCCACCCCGACGAGCGCTTCCCCAGCGCCGTCCAGTTCCTCAAGGACGCAGTGGCCTACTACCAGCGCCTGGGCGTGACCATCCAGCGCTTGCTCACCGACAATGGCTCGGCCTTTCGCAGCCGCGCCTTCGCCGCGCTGTGCCATGAGCTGGGCATCAAGCACCGCTTTACCCGACCTTACCGCCCACAGACCAATGGCAAGGCCGAACGCTTCATCCAGTCGGCCTTGCGTGAGTGGGCTTACGCTCACACCTACCAGAACTCCCAACACCGAGCCGATGCCATGAAATCCTGGCTACACCACTACAACTGGCATCGACCCCACCAAGGCATCGGGCGCGCTGTACCCATCTCCAGACTCAACCTGGACGAATACAACCTATTGACAGTTCACACCTAG
- a CDS encoding inositol monophosphatase family protein, producing the protein MNRTFSRDETRRIAALLAEAARSEVLPRFRHLTEDAVRGKSSPRDLVTIADEEAERHIAARLGKLYPGAVLIGEEASARNPALLNMLVDADLAFLIDPIDGTRNYVAGLPLFGMMVAVCHRGDVLAGVIYDPIGHDAALAVRGEGAWINYEDGTQQALHVAGAAPANEMDGMISTSNLPDGLREQVTANQARLAASGHCHVLLYNKLTPWDHAAGWLLHREAGGYSAHFDGSPYKPTHRSGGLLYAPDGGTWHAAHQALLGDAVPLAV; encoded by the coding sequence ATGAACCGGACATTCTCGCGCGACGAAACGCGCCGCATCGCCGCCCTGCTTGCCGAAGCCGCCCGTTCCGAAGTCCTGCCGCGCTTTCGCCACCTGACCGAGGACGCGGTGCGCGGCAAGAGTTCGCCGCGCGATCTGGTCACCATCGCCGACGAAGAGGCCGAGCGCCATATCGCCGCGCGCCTGGGCAAGCTGTATCCGGGCGCGGTGCTGATCGGCGAGGAAGCCTCGGCGCGCAACCCGGCGCTGCTCAACATGCTGGTCGATGCCGACCTGGCCTTTCTCATCGACCCCATCGACGGCACCCGCAACTACGTGGCCGGCCTGCCCTTGTTCGGCATGATGGTCGCCGTGTGCCATCGCGGCGACGTGCTGGCCGGCGTGATCTACGACCCCATCGGCCACGACGCGGCGCTGGCCGTGCGCGGCGAAGGCGCCTGGATCAACTACGAGGACGGCACGCAACAGGCGTTGCACGTAGCCGGCGCGGCCCCGGCCAATGAGATGGACGGCATGATCTCCACCTCCAACCTGCCCGACGGCCTGCGCGAACAGGTCACCGCCAACCAGGCGCGCCTGGCCGCCTCGGGCCATTGCCATGTGCTGCTCTACAACAAGCTGACGCCCTGGGACCACGCCGCGGGCTGGCTGCTGCACCGCGAAGCCGGCGGCTACAGCGCGCACTTCGACGGCTCGCCGTACAAGCCCACCCACCGCTCCGGCGGCCTGCTGTACGCGCCCGACGGCGGCACCTGGCACGCCGCCCACCAGGCGCTGCTGGGCGACGCGGTGCCGCTGGCGGTGTAA
- a CDS encoding NAD-dependent succinate-semialdehyde dehydrogenase — translation MTQLTQPLSRAELLRDACYIDGKWVGAGNGPSIPVDNPSTGKTIISVPKLGRKEAEQAIDAAEAALPAWSARTGKERAAILLKWAQLMMENQQDLAVIMTSEQGKPVPEAAGEIAYAASFLEWFAEEAKRIDGDILQSPKGGQRLMVLKQPIGVTAAITPWNFPAAMITRKVGPALAAGCTMVVKPAQQTPLTALALAVLAVLAGVPAGVFQVVTGSSREIGAALCESEVVRKLSFTGSTEVGRTLMEQCAPTIKKLSLELGGNAPFIVFDDADLDRAIDGILASKYRNAGQTCVCANRIYVQAGVYEEVAKRLVEKVNAMKVGDGFEQGVTQGPLIDTAAVAKVQEHIADATAHGAKVIAGGEPHALGGSFFQPTVVRDVTQSMRFAVEETFGPVAPLFKFDSEDEVIGMANNTIFGLAAYFYTRDYARIWRVSEALEYGIVGINTGIISNEVGPFGGVKQSGLGREGSKYGIEDYLELKYLCVDLGA, via the coding sequence ATGACGCAGTTGACCCAACCCCTGAGCCGCGCCGAACTGCTGCGCGACGCCTGCTACATCGACGGCAAGTGGGTAGGCGCCGGCAACGGCCCGTCCATCCCGGTCGATAACCCGTCCACCGGCAAGACCATCATCTCGGTGCCCAAGCTGGGCCGCAAGGAAGCCGAGCAGGCCATCGACGCCGCCGAGGCCGCCCTGCCCGCCTGGAGCGCCAGGACCGGCAAGGAGCGCGCCGCGATCCTGCTGAAGTGGGCCCAGCTGATGATGGAGAACCAGCAGGACCTGGCCGTCATCATGACGTCCGAGCAAGGCAAGCCCGTGCCCGAGGCCGCCGGCGAGATCGCCTACGCCGCGTCCTTCCTGGAGTGGTTCGCCGAAGAAGCCAAGCGCATCGACGGCGACATCCTGCAAAGCCCCAAGGGCGGCCAGCGCCTGATGGTGCTCAAGCAGCCCATCGGCGTGACCGCCGCCATCACGCCGTGGAACTTCCCGGCCGCCATGATCACCCGCAAGGTCGGCCCGGCCCTGGCCGCCGGCTGCACCATGGTGGTCAAGCCGGCCCAGCAGACGCCGCTGACCGCGCTCGCGCTGGCCGTGCTGGCCGTGCTGGCCGGCGTGCCGGCCGGCGTGTTCCAGGTCGTGACCGGCAGCTCGCGTGAAATCGGCGCGGCCCTGTGCGAAAGCGAAGTGGTGCGCAAGCTGAGCTTCACCGGCTCGACCGAAGTCGGCCGCACGCTCATGGAGCAATGCGCGCCCACCATCAAGAAACTGTCGCTGGAACTGGGCGGCAACGCGCCGTTCATCGTGTTCGACGACGCCGACCTGGATCGCGCCATCGACGGCATTCTGGCCTCCAAGTACCGCAACGCCGGCCAGACCTGCGTATGCGCCAACCGCATCTACGTGCAGGCCGGCGTCTACGAGGAAGTGGCCAAGCGCCTGGTCGAGAAGGTCAACGCCATGAAGGTGGGCGACGGCTTCGAACAGGGCGTCACCCAGGGCCCGCTGATCGACACCGCCGCCGTGGCCAAGGTGCAGGAACACATCGCCGACGCCACCGCGCACGGCGCCAAGGTCATCGCCGGCGGCGAGCCGCATGCGCTGGGCGGCAGCTTCTTCCAGCCCACGGTGGTGCGCGACGTCACGCAGTCGATGCGCTTTGCCGTCGAGGAAACCTTCGGCCCGGTCGCCCCGCTGTTCAAGTTCGACAGCGAAGACGAAGTCATCGGCATGGCCAACAACACCATCTTCGGCCTGGCCGCCTACTTCTACACGCGCGACTACGCCCGGATCTGGCGCGTCTCCGAAGCGCTGGAATACGGCATCGTCGGCATCAACACCGGCATCATCTCCAATGAAGTCGGCCCGTTCGGCGGCGTCAAGCAATCCGGCCTGGGCCGCGAAGGCTCGAAGTACGGGATCGAGGACTACCTCGAGCTGAAATACCTCTGCGTGGACCTGGGCGCCTGA